One genomic segment of Luteolibacter sp. Y139 includes these proteins:
- a CDS encoding CheR family methyltransferase: MQAGLDPWLYRTAPLVRRFPACLRALRVDTLAAAERVLAANPALALKALESLLIGTTELFRDPSVFAHLEQHILPKLTQRSPSLRIWSAACSDGAELYSVAILLAKLGSLKGSHLLGSDCRPDAIEHAKRGVYLPRERAQPVSAAFHSQELADGRIVMSHEIREALQWEQSDLLAPRPWESWDLILCRNLAIYLEPLAAEVLWGRLAEALAPGGFLIVGKAEKPRISSLHRISPSIYRKCPRPHTS; this comes from the coding sequence ATGCAAGCGGGTCTGGATCCCTGGCTCTACCGCACCGCCCCGCTCGTCAGACGTTTTCCTGCCTGCTTGCGAGCCCTCCGCGTGGATACGCTGGCGGCAGCGGAGCGCGTGCTGGCCGCCAATCCCGCGCTGGCCCTTAAAGCACTCGAATCATTGTTGATCGGCACCACGGAATTGTTCCGCGATCCCTCGGTCTTTGCACACCTGGAGCAGCACATCCTTCCAAAGCTGACCCAGCGCTCCCCTTCCCTCCGCATCTGGAGCGCCGCATGCTCCGATGGCGCGGAGCTCTACTCCGTGGCCATCCTGTTGGCGAAGCTCGGCAGTCTCAAGGGCAGTCATCTGTTAGGCAGCGACTGCCGTCCGGATGCCATTGAACACGCGAAGCGCGGCGTGTATCTCCCGAGAGAGCGAGCCCAGCCTGTCTCAGCCGCCTTTCATTCGCAGGAACTCGCCGACGGCAGGATCGTCATGTCCCATGAAATCCGCGAGGCGTTGCAGTGGGAGCAGTCGGATCTGCTCGCTCCTCGGCCATGGGAAAGCTGGGACCTGATCCTCTGTCGCAATCTGGCCATCTACCTCGAACCTCTCGCCGCCGAAGTGCTCTGGGGGCGTCTGGCGGAAGCACTTGCACCGGGAGGCTTCCTCATCGTCGGTAAGGCCGAAAAGCCCCGCATCTCCTCCCTGCATCGGATTTCCCCCTCGATCTATCGCAAATGCCCCCGCCCCCACACGAGTTGA
- a CDS encoding superoxide dismutase family protein, which produces MKIIHSLGLGAVLFVSVAPTIHAQDSAPQRPAHVSSAELKKLVAIIRPTMNSNVRGSVEFEKVDDGILVTAKIGGLTPNANHAIHIHEFGDLGSDDATSAGDHFNPEGHPHAIPDDSNRHAGDLGNLQADGDGNATLTLVVNNITLDSGKSGILGRSVIVHAKADDGGQPSGNAGDRIGAGVIGISKDSKPKAAPAPKSVPPTAPPPSASSDPEKKETKPTTPDSDESQGE; this is translated from the coding sequence ATGAAAATCATCCACTCTCTGGGCCTCGGCGCAGTTCTGTTCGTCTCGGTGGCTCCCACGATCCACGCGCAAGATTCAGCGCCCCAGCGACCGGCTCACGTGTCGTCGGCGGAATTGAAAAAGCTCGTCGCCATCATCCGGCCCACCATGAACAGCAACGTCCGCGGAAGCGTCGAATTCGAAAAGGTGGACGACGGCATTCTCGTCACCGCCAAAATCGGCGGCCTGACGCCAAATGCCAATCATGCCATTCACATCCACGAATTCGGCGATCTCGGCAGCGATGATGCCACCAGCGCCGGCGATCATTTCAATCCTGAGGGACACCCTCATGCGATCCCCGACGATAGCAATCGCCATGCGGGTGACCTCGGCAATCTCCAGGCGGACGGCGATGGCAATGCCACCCTCACCTTGGTGGTGAACAATATTACCTTGGATTCCGGGAAGAGCGGGATCCTCGGGCGCTCCGTGATCGTCCATGCCAAAGCCGATGATGGCGGCCAGCCATCCGGCAATGCTGGAGACCGGATCGGAGCCGGAGTGATCGGCATCTCAAAGGATTCAAAACCCAAGGCGGCCCCCGCTCCGAAGTCAGTGCCGCCCACGGCCCCGCCTCCATCGGCTTCCAGCGACCCGGAAAAGAAGGAAACCAAGCCGACCACCCCCGATAGCGACGAGTCTCAGGGAGAGTAG
- the ku gene encoding non-homologous end joining protein Ku yields MPRSIWKGAIEFGLVNIPVSLTAAEVKPDIQLHMVDSKNHARIRYERVNADSGEEVPWDRMVRGYEYEEGQFILLSDQELEAVQPKLTKTIGISDFVNLDDIDPLLFDKPYYLEPEKRGRKAYVLLREALRKTGKAGISRVVIRTREYLSAMFVRGDALVLMLLRFPQEIRAISKLDLPTSKEGDVAKREMDLATRLIHDMSAKWHPDGYHDEYRDALMTFIEKKIETGETVEDVKESDTEREPSKGKVVDLAEYLERSLGKKSEPAPKKSSKAKPAAKKAAKKAAKKTARKKAKSA; encoded by the coding sequence ATGCCACGCTCAATCTGGAAAGGTGCCATCGAATTCGGACTGGTGAACATACCTGTCTCGCTCACTGCGGCCGAGGTGAAGCCGGACATCCAGCTCCATATGGTCGATAGCAAGAATCACGCGCGCATCCGCTACGAGCGCGTGAATGCAGACTCCGGCGAGGAGGTGCCATGGGACCGGATGGTGCGTGGCTACGAATATGAAGAAGGCCAGTTCATCCTGCTTTCCGATCAAGAGCTTGAGGCCGTGCAGCCAAAGCTTACCAAGACGATTGGCATTAGTGATTTTGTGAATTTGGACGACATCGATCCACTGCTCTTCGACAAGCCCTATTATCTGGAGCCAGAGAAGCGTGGGAGGAAAGCGTATGTGCTGCTGCGCGAGGCGCTGAGGAAGACGGGAAAAGCTGGGATTTCCCGCGTGGTCATCCGCACGCGCGAGTATCTTTCGGCGATGTTCGTGCGGGGCGATGCCCTCGTGCTCATGCTGCTGAGATTCCCGCAAGAGATCCGCGCGATCTCGAAGCTCGATTTGCCGACATCGAAGGAAGGCGACGTGGCAAAGCGCGAGATGGACCTCGCCACACGCCTGATCCACGACATGTCGGCGAAGTGGCATCCTGACGGATACCACGATGAGTATCGCGATGCGCTGATGACATTCATCGAAAAGAAAATTGAAACGGGCGAGACGGTCGAGGACGTGAAGGAAAGCGATACCGAGCGTGAGCCCTCGAAAGGCAAGGTCGTGGATCTGGCCGAATACTTGGAACGCAGCTTGGGGAAAAAATCTGAACCCGCTCCCAAGAAGAGTTCGAAGGCCAAACCAGCTGCAAAGAAGGCGGCCAAAAAGGCCGCGAAGAAGACCGCTCGCAAGAAGGCCAAGTCGGCGTGA